The following is a genomic window from Xiphophorus couchianus chromosome 5, X_couchianus-1.0, whole genome shotgun sequence.
TCTCTTCACAGTTCTCCTTACATacgattctttttttcttttttttaaccacgtCATCTGATCAGAGTTTGGAAgtgaggaggaggtggaggtggaggaagggacagaggagagaagaggaaggTCAGGgagggtggaggaggaagagcagtgGGAAGAAAGTGATCTGATGCACAAACagccagaaataaaaaccagcgAAGAAGACAGAATGCACAAGAAGTTGAGCTTAAAGGAGCCTTGAACATCTACACCACCTACAGCACTATCACCACCCGTTTTCATATCACAAACTATCCTCATTTGTGGTAAGTAATGATTCCTAAATCTGTACAGCATGTTTagttaaacaaatatatatatatatatatgtatatattatgAAGGAGACACTGATGCGCTGCCGGTGTGATTCTCTTCGGTGTCACTCCCAGGTAGCCCGTCACCGTTGGCGTTCCGAAGAGAACGGGCCTGGCCTGACTCCGTAAGTGGGGTCCGGAGGGAGGCAGGGAGGGTATGGAGGAGGGCGTTTACAAATGTGGGGACGAAGAGACGGAGGAAGAAGAACGGGGGTGAATTTCAGATATCCGCCTTTTACTCATGCACCAAGGCCTCAAACTCtgaaaatgcagagaaagacaAATGGGTCACCTACACCGCCGCCCTGGCGCACCAACATGGCACTGCAGATCATGAATAAATGATTCCTATATGTGGCAGTAGGGCACTGAAATCACACCTGAGAGTTATAAGTCGGgttttctaaaatagtttttagacTGTATGGAGCTTCCATTAATCCAGCTGAAAGATGACTGCAGCACTTTTCCATTGCTtacaagaaaaaacagatttggatgttgaaatgttttataaaatagcAACGAAGTGGAAGCTAGACAACACTTACCAATCGTTTTTATTACGTTATTGCTGTTTTCTAAGCATAACATGTTATAATTTAACAGTAGCCTGCAtctttgttgattttctgtgtTGAATAAAAGCAGCTGGATCAAGTTATGCAATTCGTCTTACATACCTGCGTTAATATCTCCATTAAGTGGAATTGTGGCATTTTACTCAGTGATATTATATTGTAAGAACATCACGCCAGCCCATGCTTATCTcaacaatatttaaaaccacCATACAACTAGGGGTTGAacgactacatattttttaaggtcgactacatcatgataatagtcgagtcgatgtcgactagtcgcggtGACGTCATAGTGACGTAAGCGCAAAAACCCTTCACAACTACTTGGAGGCTATATTAGCTATTTTCACGGCAGATATTGACAcccacccccccccacacacacacacacacatacacacacacacactctctccccttctcctgcttttactaagtctattatggagattcttcgtgagcagcggggaaaagtttgttgcacaaagtcgggtctgactttttttttctaaacaccggctgatgctgatgatctcTGGATAGTTACTATAGGAGTCAAATTATCACACTGACTACATGGTGCTTTTGGAACATCACAAGCCAAACTTGTTATGAACGGATCCCGTTTGGTTACAGCTGAATTCAACGAAaccacctgcttctcctccgcCCGATGCGCGGCAGGCAGGAAgttctgctgactcagcagattgaacgatttaagatattttctagtcaacgtcaacatgataaaagtcgagtcgatgtcgagtTGACTAGTCGTTGTGACGTCATAGCAACGCAAGACGCAAAGCTTTGGAGTAACGTACAGGCTTTATTACCCGTTTTCACGGAAAAATGCGGCATTTACACAGAACAGCaacaagtgaaacaacaaaacatcgggatagtttatgataaataataagTTGCTGGGAAACCAACATTCAAAAGGAAACGCACATCTTTTAGATggcatgtaaaaacaataaaaagaggtGGCGCGGGGGCGGGTAAATAAAGTTCACTCGCTGTCAATATTCTTTTCGCTAAGAGTTCGCTAAGAGCACATTGTCATACAAGGACCCAGTAATTTCTACCTGTTTGACAAGATGCGGGCTTGTCCTCGATCTGTTTTGAAGACGCCATTTTGTAGccagtgttctgtcagatcagctgtcagagTGTCATACACttctgacagctgatctgatgACACTTCTAAGCACAAAGTGTCATTCTTAGCACGAACTCACGGCTATATATATGTCAGACAAGTATACACTGTCATTACCaactacaggcttttatttaatcagcagctgtcattaccacagatctttatttaatcagcaacataatGTATTAGTTAGATCGTCGTGACAAAGACACTCGGGAGCCGGCTAAGTGACATCCTTAGCGGGAAGGGGGCGAGTTTTAGACGATCGTGTTTtgtagtggactgcagctgcaactccatctccttttaaaaacactgtaaaaccacaaatatgcattcatctacatatcatttaaactaatgtattaacttatttttcttgtgtcttgtgacgtatactgtgctgtcagatcagcacaggctgtcaccaccggcaatcacatgactgcgactagtcgacatgaaatgtaaaaactcgcgAGACGTCCtagagtcgactagtcgactagtcgactagtTGGTTCAACCCCTACATACAACTTTGcagttttaatttgaatttagttGACAATATAATCAAGTTAAACACTTCATAGCACTTTTTAAACTGAAGTGAAACTCAAAGTGTCAAATCAGTGAAAACCAAAGCAAACTGATTCAAAAAGTTTGTGTatcataaaaaatactttgtagtgGGAGAAAAGGAATTCAGTGAAAAGTTcttgacaaaaacaattttgaaactATTTGATTAGCAAGGAAATGCTTTGATTGTCGTACTCCTGCcatgcagttttgtgtttgctCAGCGCGTCACTAATGTGCAACCATGAGagtctgtaaataaataagactCCAGCATAAACCTTTTGTTTCACACAGTAGCCTCTGTAACTGGATCACTGGGCTACGCCAGGCTTCTGCAGAGAtgtcaaaacattcaaaacGTTTAGCATGTACGATGCTATGTAGacttcctatatatatatatcgcaGATAGCTATCACTGCGACTAAATTCTCATCCTTAATGTCTTACTAATGACCTGTAGTAACATCAACTAATCTCATGCTGCACTATGCAGATGCTCTGTCTGCGCAGACGACTTGCCTGAGCATGCTGAATGTTTGGAGTGGCTGACACGGCAGCGGGGTTgggaatgttttctgtttgattccTCTAAGAATCATTTGATCACATGGGGGCCCTGATACGCTGCACACTGAGTAGTGAGCATTCAGCCCAACATGGTGGAGTAATCATTAAGCTTTATGTGTGTGATAGAATTtgatgttttacaaaatgtactttaagaacctaaaacacagttttagttGGACCAACATACATGACAAAATAAGAAACCATGTGATCACAGCTTGAAACAGGTTCCTGTATTTTTACCAAATTAAAGAAGGAATTGTTATCTACTCATATTAATCTCTTTCATTATGAACATTATGTTTACACTTGAAAATCCTCCTTTTTTTACAAAGCGATTCACAGTATGTtgtaattaaaaagttaattttatgttATGTGGAAAAGTGCTTAGATTATCAAAGAATcaacatttcattgttttttcatATAGTGCTATGTTTAATTACATTCTttgttaatgtaaaataatattttgtggcCTCCTTTGCAGCTGTTTGTCATGATAATGTCggatttctaaacattttatcaagAATGATTTAAGAAGCTGCCTTAAAGCTTAAAACATTATAACTCATTGCACCTGAATTATAAATCTGAATACAGTGGCCACTtcaaatctaagaaaaaaaatctcttgtgCTTTGAAGAACCCCACTTTGTTGTATCATTCTATTCCTTTCCCAGTAATAAAATGTGtgactttctttctcttctcaCCATCAATGCCAATTTTTCCATCTCCATCTTTGTCTGCGGCTGTGATGAATGCTTTTGTCTCATCATCCGTCAGGTCCCTGCCGTCCTTCGAAAATCCCTTCAGCACAAACCTGAGACAAACACGTTATTCCAAATACagatcacacacacaaagtgcATAACACACGTTAATGTCTCGTGTGCATCTCATTTcaaaacagctttatttttgtgtttttccatctcACTtgagctcctcttcctctatGAATCCACTACCGTCCACATCCAGAACCTGGAAGACCTTCTTGACGTTTTCAGCTGTCATGGCCTTCATTCCCACCATCTCAAAGAACTTCCTTGGGTCGAAGGTTTCCGCTAGGAAAGTTGAAGGAAAAGACACATTGAGTTTTTAGAGTGTCTGGATTGGCTGCATCTTTTGGAAGAGGCTTTTTAACCCTCTCGCGATCTTTGAGCGACGCTCAGGAAAAGCGCAGCAGATGTCACTGTCGGACAGCAGGAATGCTTGGTTGACCGTCAGACCATAAAttcccaaaaccacacacaaaaaaacttttaaaagcgCACGCCGGACCGCGCCACAGGATGAAAAGCTTCAAATGACCCCATTTCCTAAGATCGAGGGAAGGTTAAAATAGCAGTCTGATCAACACTTTTATCTTGAGAGAATAAAATGGTAACAAACCTGAAAAGGCATCAAGAGCTTTCTTGATCTCCTCAGGTTTTAAAAGATCTGTCATTACCATTCTGCCGGCtggagagagaagaggagaagaCGTTTAAGGCATAATTTAGGTTGGGTTTTTGAAACCTTTCCTAAACTCTGCATGGTTTTAGTTTAAGTGACACAGAAAGAAAGGGACATTCCTGCTCTTAACAACAAAAATGAGACATGTTGGTTAGAATGCTGTCTTTTCaacatcttttgaaaataaaaataaaaagacacgttttttttccattccacTGCAGTGATCTTTAGCTGTCAATAGGTGTCACAAGCCATTAGAGGGAGTTCTTGCTTCTTGAATCGGGGTAATGTTGATGAATTTATCTGGTCTGTTTCAAACAACTGAGTCCTTATATCCTCAGAGACCAGAAACATGCGTCTCTGTGCTTTCTCACTCACTATGGAGTCTTGGAGAGCATATTTaggactgacacacacacaactgtCCCTGTTGGGGACATGTCAACAGTCCCTCTGCAAGCTGGACTGTCTTGAGTCCAACAAACTGTCTCCCCTTCCTGACCAAATGACAGAGTGACAGAATAAGCACAGGGATTTACAgccttcctctttctctccctcctgtTTACTTGTTCTCAACTTTCTTGACACCTATCATGTTTCTGACTTTTGGCAACAAAAGCCAATTAGTGTGGATCCATTTGTGCATTTGAACACGTCTAGAAATcttatgcttttaaaaaaagttttaattactATTATTTGCTGATATCCTGTAAACAGAACGCCATTGTAGGCCAGACAGTTCAGACCGAAAGCTGCAGCTAATTTCACCTGGAGGGAACTTTTACCAAAACAGTGTCAGGTTGCGCTGGATCTTCATGTCCTGTCAGGGAGCGTAAAGGTAAACACGCTGGGGAAAAATACCAAGACAGCCGGACGTGTTCTGTGGTCAGCAACTcaaaaaagttagaaaactctggaaaaaattattaaaaacaacatgtttaatttttttatttgaaattgtcCCGAGAAATGCTGGCTGAAATAAAAACGTATTCATGTTTCTTAggaattttgttgttttttacattcTGGAGCGTTAACATGTAATGTATATGTTGAGTCAATGGGAGGAAGCTAATAGAACAACTCTTCAGGTTTACAAGCTAAACTGGTTGTATTAAGCGGGAAACATTGGCCacttttgcaacatttctttttcacttaTCAGTGATGAAAGATCAATTCACATCCTTAAATTGATCTTTAAAGATGTACATTTGTTCAAATGTTAATGTAAATTTGTTCACGTTACATGAACAAATGTAACATTGTCCTGAAATAAAAACGTATTCATGTTTCTTAGGAATTTTTGAAACTCACACATTAGGGTCAAAATATACACTATTTGGCGTTACTAAACCATGTTTGTGCCACATTTCTcttcacaaagaaaaatgtaaaattaaccctgaaaaatacacaaaaccacaaaaaagagaagaaaagcagaattattttaatctcagacattttctagaaaagtaatcagaaaaaagtttctgagtttttctttttcttccagaaatctggaaaacatttttttacctacaactgttaaaaaaacaaaaaaaaaaaccaacctacACGACAGTGTATTAGGGCAAACGCCGTCATGCAAAACAGACTTGAATAAGATATAAAATTTCTGCTGATTACTCTTAGGAAAAAgacagaataattttaaaatgtttttttctccctggGCTAAAGAGGAAAACACCAGCTGACCTAAAGCACTTAAAGGAATTCCAGCCCACATTATACTTGCATAGCAAAATCATTACTTCATAGTTAAATGGTTCAAATTGGCCTGCCTGCTGATCGGTTCTGCCAGCcatctaaaacatttagcaGTGAAGACCCT
Proteins encoded in this region:
- the LOC114144446 gene encoding parvalbumin-7-like isoform X2, with protein sequence MVMTDLLKPEEIKKALDAFSAETFDPRKFFEMVGMKAMTAENVKKVFQVLDVDGSGFIEEEELKFVLKGFSKDGRDLTDDETKAFITAADKDGDGKIGIDEFEALVHE
- the LOC114144446 gene encoding parvalbumin-7-like isoform X1 codes for the protein MTAGRMVMTDLLKPEEIKKALDAFSAETFDPRKFFEMVGMKAMTAENVKKVFQVLDVDGSGFIEEEELKFVLKGFSKDGRDLTDDETKAFITAADKDGDGKIGIDEFEALVHE